Proteins co-encoded in one Dreissena polymorpha isolate Duluth1 chromosome 12, UMN_Dpol_1.0, whole genome shotgun sequence genomic window:
- the LOC127854209 gene encoding uncharacterized protein LOC127854209 isoform X2, translated as MSDQPGHNPPGAPEQRGEEILQELNKNMSKFADIARSVGEMKSTIENLQKDVKEIKRKNQEEAGPSKKSRISDSDMCQSGPSKQLQAPAVTVAESSDSESEPMDAEIDELQGYLDEESCSDEEDCDLITELTQFCTETTETGEAVSPNIAEITNKAIKNKQSEEKIKEILNRHKRPVNIEFLQVPKVDEFLWRQLKQSPRHSDFILQKSHSTLAQVAVPIIKALERIQTSKDKVLKQLLSDAFKLATNGIQKTTNYRREKLKKELQPRYRHLGNLDSSAEKLFEKIPEAIKTTEGAKQIVNMRYAPTQRKPFLGQRPNQHRWNPGANQFRRNNHAYQHKRRGNFKMHPKQK; from the coding sequence ATGTCCGATCAGCCAGGACATAACCCTCCAGGGGCCCCTGAGCAAAGAGGGGAAGAAATTTTACAAGAACTGAACAAAAACATGAGTAAATTTGCGGACATTGCACGATCAGTGGGTGAAATGAAATCGACCATTGAAAACCTTCAAAAAGACGTGAAAGAAATTAAACGCAAAAACCAAGAAGAGGCGGGGCCGTCAAAAAAGTCACGAATTTCGGACTCGGATATGTGCCAGTCGGGTCCGTCCAAACAGTTACAAGCACCTGCGGTTACAGTTGCCGAAAGTTCCGATTCGGAATCGGAACCAATGGACGCAGAAATAGACGAACTGCAGGGTTATTTGGATGAGGAAAGCTGTTCGGATGAGGAGGATTGCGATCTTATAACAGAGTTAACGCAATTCTGTACTGAAACAACGGAAACTGGTGAGGCCGTATCACCTAACATCGCTGAGATTACAAACAAGGCAATAAAAAACAAGCAGTCAGAAGAAAAAATCAAAGAGATTCTGAACAGACATAAACGGCCAGTCAACATCGAGTTCCTTCAAGTCCCCAAGGTTGATGAATTTCTGTGGAGACAATTAAAACAGTCTCCAAGACATTCAGACTTTATCCTGCAAAAGTCTCACAGCACGCTTGCACAAGTAGCGGTACCAATCATAAAGGCACTTGAGAGGATTCAAACATCCAAAGATAAAGTACTGAAACAGCTGTTATCGGACGCATTCAAATTGGCAACCAATGGGATACAGAAGACGACCAATTACAGAAGAGAGAAACTAAAAAAGGAATTGCAACCCCGCTATAGACATCTAGGAAATTTGGACTCCTCAGCAGAAAAGCTGTTCGAAAAGATTCCAGAGGCTATTAAAACCACCGAAGGAGCCAAACAAATCGTCAACATGCGCTACGCTCCAACTCAACGGAAGCCTTTTTTAGGCCAGCGCCCAAATCAGCACAGGTGGAATCCGGGAGCAAATCAATTCAGAAGAAACAACCACGCATACCAGCACAAACGCAGGGGAAATTTCAAGATGCACCCCAAACAGAAATAA
- the LOC127854209 gene encoding uncharacterized protein LOC127854209 isoform X1 yields MPYQFNEREKQSIQREIDMFLKTGIIEEIENRPYDGEFISNIFYRPKSNDKIRIILNLKPFNIDYTNKIHFKMETLATAVANMRQNCWLGSVDLADAFYSIEVAKKHRHMLRFVFDGRKFQFCALVMGLSSSPRVFSKVLKPAYAYLRSKGYVSTAYIDDSCLQGETKLKCEQNIIETITLFDRLGLTINIEKSVLRPCQQLTFLGFVLCSITMTVTLTMTRKEEIRHMCQAMVTKKRTTIREFAKLIGKLVAATPGVEYATLFIRPLEKIKEHALSKHNSNFNSYMNIPKSIHPSLQWWINNIESSYKKIYHGPPDIIIYSDASKTGWGGYNKTNGQKTGGIWSAGEQSMHINILELKACQLTVMAFCKNETNKHLKLYMDNTNSVAYLKNFGGRTDELHNLARKLWLWCLEKKLHLSVAHVPGTENHQADEISRTINDDTEWSLNDDVFKKIMNIHNNMQVDLFASKLNNKLDLYVSRFPDHKAHQIDAFTFEWKSCVFYMFPPFSLISKVLQKVVEDRTEAVLVGPIWPTQPWWPSLLQLISGSCHLLPLPKSILTLPHKPNKMYPLPKMRLGLFRLSGNRSKTKEFQNKLETLSSDRGEKLQRDNMMDILRNGLTTVDNRRIPLNPI; encoded by the coding sequence ATGCCATACCAATTTAATGAGAGGGAAAAACAAAGCATTCAAAGGGAAATAGACATGTTCTTGAAAACTGGTATAATTGAAGAAATCGAAAATAGACCATATGACGGCGAATTTATATCAAACATCTTTTATAGACCAAAATCAAATGACAAAATCaggattattttaaatttaaaaccatttaatatAGACTATACAAACAAAATTCACTTTAAAATGGAAACATTAGCTACGGCGGTGGCAAACATGAGACAAAATTGTTGGTTGGGTTCTGTTGATCTAGCTGATGCATTCTACTCCATTGAAGTAGCGAAAAAACACAGACACATGCTGAGGTTTGTGTTTGATGGTAGAAAATTTCAATTCTGTGCCTTAGTCATGGGCTTATCAAGCAGCCCAAGAGTATTTTCTAAAGTGTTAAAACCTGCATATGCTTATTTAAGATCAAAAGGTTATGTCAGTACAGCATATATTGACGACTCATGCTTACAAGGAGAGACAAAACTTAAATGTGAGCAAAATATTATAGaaacaataacattatttgaCCGTCTAGGCCTTACTATCAATATAGAAAAATCAGTATTACGACCATGTCAACAATTAACATTTTTAGGATTTGTATTATGTTCTATTACCATGACTGTAACACTAACCATGACCCGTAAGGAAGAAATTCGACACATGTGTCAAGCCATGGTAACAAAAAAGAGGACAACAATAAGGGAGTTTGCCAAGCTTATCGGTAAATTAGTGGCGGCCACTCCGGGGGTTGAATATGCAACACTATTTATCAGACCAttagaaaaaataaaagaacacgCGCTTTCGAAGCACAATAGCAATTTCAACAGTTATATGAACATTCCCAAATCAATACACCCTTCGTTACAATGGTGGATAAACAATATTGAATCCTCATACAAAAAGATTTATCATGGTCCACCAGATATTATCATATACAGTGACGCTTCAAAAACAGGCTGGGGTggatataacaaaacaaacggcCAAAAAACAGGGGGCATATGGTCCGCAGGGGAACAAAGTATGCACATAAATATTTTAGAATTAAAGGCATGCCAACTTACGGTTATGGCGTTCTGTAAAAATGAAACGAACAAACATCTCAAACTCTACATGGACAACACGAATAGTGTAGCATACTTAAAAAATTTTGGCGGTCGAACTGATGAACTACATAACTTAGCAAGAAAGTTATGGCTGTGGTGCTTAGAAAAGAAATTGCATTTGTCAGTGGCACACGTGCCTGGAACGGAAAATCATCAAGCTGATGAGATATCTAGAACAATTAATGATGATACTGAGTGGTCATTGAATGATGATGTATTCAAGAAAATCATGAATATTCACAATAACATGCAGGTGGATCTGTTTGCTTCTAAGCTCAACAACAAATTGGATCTTTACGTTTCAAGGTTTCCAGATCATAAAGCACATCAAATAGACGCGTTTACTTTCGAATGGAAATCATGTGTGTTTTATATGTTCCCTCCTTTCAGTTTAATATCAAAGGTGCTACAGAAAGTGGTGGAAGACAGGACAGAAGCCGTTCTAGTGGGCCCAATTTGGCCAACACAGCCATGGTGGCCCAGTCTATTACAGTTGATCAGCGGATCATGCCATCTACTTCCACTTCCGAAATCTATTCTGACACTTCCACACAAACCAAACAAAATGTATCCACTTCCCAAAATGAGACTAGGACTTTTTCGCTTATCAGGAAATCGCTCAAAAACAAAGGAATTTCAAAACAAGCTAGAGACATTATCCTCGGATCGTGGAGAGAAACTACAAAGAGACAATATGATGGATATATTAAGAAATGGATTAACTACTGTGGACAATCGAAGAATCCCATTAAACCCAATCTAA